In Prinia subflava isolate CZ2003 ecotype Zambia chromosome 8, Cam_Psub_1.2, whole genome shotgun sequence, the genomic window TGCGGAGTGTGACCCGCCCTCCGCCTTCTCTCGGCCGGCACCGAGCGCGGCCGGCGGCCGGCACGGAGCCAATGCACCGGCTCCGCCCGCACGGTCAGTGAGGACGGGCCGCGCCCGCTCTCGCCGTGCGGGGCGCGGCTTAGCGTCCGGCTGGTGCTCGGAGCTGCGGGCAGCGCCTGGAAGGTGCTAGCACTGGCGGGGGCGGCACGGCACGGGGACGCGGACACCGCACAGGAATGTTCCAGCACCGTCCCGAAGACGGGAGCCAATTGTCCGAAGGTTACCCAGGGGGATGCTCAGGACCTCCCGGCGGTTCTCAGTGCTGCACATGAGCTGGAGCCCCTCGCCCAacctcctgtgccagggcagagctggggagatgTGCCAGGGACATGCCCGGTGCCAGCACAACCCCGTTCCCCACCCTGTCGTCGTGCTGCGTGGGCACAGGCAGGTGCATTGCAAAACACAGGGCTGGGCAAGACCAGAAATaccaaaaccacacaaataAAAGTTAGGAATATTTATTACATATCAAAAAAAGTGCATGTTTTGGGCAGACACCCCCCACCCCGGGCCGTCCTGCAGTCCCAGCACGGCCCCGCTCTGCGGCCAGCAGCTGCCCCCGTAGCCAGGCTCAGCCTGGTCCCCGTTGCTCCTCTTCACGCCTTGGCCCGCTCGGCTCCCTCCTCAGCGctgccagctgcctgtgccaccGCTGGCCCCATCTGGATGGGCACGTTCCTCTCGGGAGCGGCCGGCAGTGCCAGCTTGGGCGCCTCGATGCGCAGCTGCCCATCCTTGGACAGGGAGCAGGTCAGCGCCTCGGCATCCACCTCCTCGGGCACGTCCCACTCCCGCTTCAGCACCTCGTACTTGTAGGAGAAGGAGCCCTTCTCGTCTGTGCTCTGCGTCTCCTTCTGCCCCACCAGCACCACCTTCCTGCCCACCACCTTCACCGACAGCTGCTCGGGCGCAAAGTCCTTCACGTCCTGGCAGACAGAGAAGCcgtccccagagccctgggtcAGGGCTGCGCTGGCGCTCGATGCACGGTCTGCGGTGATGCCGAGGCGCCCGGGGCTGGTCCCAGTGGTCAGGTACTGCTCCACGCTGCTCATGAACTCCCGAGCCCTCTCCATCTCCAGCCGCATCTCCCGCTCCAGCTCGGCGAAGAGGGTGCCTGGATGTGGCCAGAGGGTGCGGACAGGTCCCACCCACGGGAACAGCGAGCTGGACATGGGAGGCATGAAGTGCAGCCGGCAAAACATCTCTGCTCCCAACGAGTGCTCCTGgttgtgctgcagctctgctcggTGCAGTGGCCGGagcggtgctgggctggggcaggagagcagcGGATTTTAttctcccctgcccaggggtgTGTCCCTTCCAGAACGCTCTCTCCCCACGCACCCTCCTGGAGCCATCGCCTATTTTTGAGAGGCTGATTATCCACCAGCCAAAATAGCAGCGCCTGTTTCTGGGGACAAGTCACATGCCACAAATAGGGAGCCGCGGTCAGTGCTGGGAGCTCAGGTTTCTGCAGAGCCATCGTGATGCAGCAGGGCCTGTGGGGCCATGGCCGGGGGGCTAGAGCCCTTCCCTGGCCCCGGGGCCTCGGTGGAGCCGGGCTCTACTGTGCCAGGAGCTCATCACTTCTGCCAATACAGGGGGAACTAGTCCCACCCCTAAAGTACATGTCCCACTTCATCTGCTGCCACGCACTCCCTGCACTTTCTGGGACCCCCCTCCCTGTTGGCCACCCCCATCCTGTTGTTTTGTGGAAGGATGTACATTTCAGCTACCCTTAATCAATCCTTAATCAATCCTTAAATTCCTTTGTATCACTGTCCTGACCCCTCAGCACCCCACTGTGCACCCCACCTGGGCATGGACCTAAGGGATGACTTCTGGTCTCGCCTGAGGGGACCTCtctgggcacagagagggggaaaagcacCACAGCCGAACCtggggggaggcagggcagagaCGAGCCCACACTCACTCCATGCTTGGGAAACGCAAAGGGCACAGATTTTTGGCAAGGGCGGCTCAGGCATCCCGCTCGGAGGCTGAGGTGATGCTGCTAATTATaagccaggagagcagagctgtgagagTCAGGGCGAAGGTATGCCGGGCACGACGTCAGCGCTGCCTCTCCTCACGGATGAGTAAGAAGAATGAGCTGGAACGGGCTGGAAAGAGCTGAGCTCTTCTCCCGAGGGTGACGTAATGTGCGGGACAAGGCCACGCCTCCCGGGAACGGGTATAAAAGCctccggcggcagcggcggggcaGAACGCTTCCAGCCCACTGGAAACGggacagaagcagcagcagcagcagcagcagcagcagcgatgCTTTGCCGAATGCACCTCGCACCATTCGCCTCCAGCTCCCTGGCCAGCCGGCTGGGCACAGTGAGGACCCTCTGGCCACACGCGGAGACCATCTTCAccgagctgcagcaggagatggagaaaGCTCGGGAGTTCATGAGCAGCTTcgagcagctcctgagcaacCACGGAGCCATCGCCGCGGAGCGCGCCCCGAGCACCAGCACCACCCTgacccagggctctggggacgGCTTCTCTGTCTGCCAGGACGTCAAGAACTTCACTCCCGAGCAGCTGTCGGTGAAGGTGGTGGGCAGGAAGGTGGTGCTGGTGGGGCAGAAGGAGACGCAGAACGTCGATGAGAAGGGCTCCTTCTCCTACAAGTACGAGGTGCTGAAGCGGGAGTGGGACGTGCCCGAGGAGGTGGACGCCGAGGCACTGACCTGCTCCCTGTCCAAGGATGGGCAGCTGCGCATCGAGGCGCCCAAGCTGGCACTGCCGGCCGCTCCCGAGAGGAACGTGCCCATCCAggtcagccctgctgccccacagaCCAGACCAGCTTCTGAGGAGGGAGCCACCAACAAAGCCCAGGTGTAACAGGATGGGACCCGATGGCCACGGCAGGACCGGAGCAGACGGGAGCAAGTCTCGGGTTTAAGCCCTGACAAGCTTCATCAGCAAtgatgtcatttttttttcactatacTGGAATGTTTTTGTATCcaataaaaatagttttgcaTTGAATCTTTTTGTGTTCTCTGGGTGTTGATTGATGGGGATGCTGTGCCCAACTCTTGGTGCCAGAGTAGGATCTACAGAGAGGGAAGGATCTCTCTTGCTTCTCGGGGAAGCACAAAAATGGGGCCAGGCAGCAGACCCAGAGGGTTctgtgagggaggggaggggatcTGGGAGCACGGTGCTGCTAAGGGATGGAGACAGGCAGGAAGAGCAGTCCCACTCACCTgtacaggagcagcaggggtgccCTCACCCTCCCTCACACTGCTGTCAGGATCatctccagccccacagcctcagCCAGTACCCATCCCCACAAAACAGGGAGGGAACTGCATTGGGCTGCCTGGCTGATTGTGGTGTGAGATTGTTATACTCACACTTTCCCCTTCCCAGCTTGGCAAGGGGCTGCTGGAGTCCACCCTgcattcccagcagcagggagggaaaagcCCAACCCCGGGCGCGGTGCGTAACCACCACAAACACCGCGCTCAGGCCCGGGCAGGCAGCAGGTGTGTGGGCAGGCAGCAGGTATGCAGGCAGCAACGCCTGTTTGTGCTAAAGCTGCCCTGAGATCAGACAGCCCAGTGCCCAGACACATCAGCAACAGGTCCCCAGCCTTGATACTGAGCCCCTGAGCACCTGCTGTGGCAAGCAGCAAGACCCTCCTTAGGGCATCACAGATGCCTTCACAGAAAGCCCAGATCTGGGAAGAGACCAGGCACCTAGGGAGAGGAGCCAGCAGATGGCAACAGCACTGCACAGAGTGCCCACTAGAGTATTCTGAGTGGGATCAGGGAAGCTCTTCTCCAAACTGGCTGCCTGGGCAAACCACCAGCATCAGTCAACCCCACACTGTAAGCACTGGGTGGTGCCACAGAGATTCTGAGCACCACCAGCAGCTACGCAGCCCAGGCACAAACAGCACCACACAAATGAGGCGTAGTGGGGGCCATTGAAGCCCACACCCCAAAGGCAGCCCAGGTTCAAGCATGATCCCAAGCACTCCATCACCAAATCACTCCAGCCCCTTGCTGCTTCCAGGATTTTAAGGCAACGCAGCATGAGGAAGAGGCACTGAGAATTTGGATAGAAGATGAAGGGCACACACACCAAGGCTGTTCATACAACTCTATTCACAGCTGTGACTGAGCCTctcacagcccctcacctgAGGAGGCCAAGGGGTTCCAAGTGCAGCACATCTccatccacagcctctcctgagcacggacagtgctgccagcagcacacacgGTAGGGATGGAGCTGCaaggggctgctcctccttccaTATTGACTCCAGGTGTCCCAGGGTGCTGGGGTCTCATAGTCcatgcagcagtgacaggagagcAGCATCTTCCAAGGCCACCgtgctccagggacagaggcaTTGTGTTCAGGAATTCTGGAGCACCATCCCAAGcctgtcccactgcagagcagagctcctccACACACTTTTCCCTCACCTCCTCCCAACTTGCATTGTAGAGTTTCCCCTGAAGTATCAAGCAAGGAATAATTCCCACAGATTCCCTCAAGCTTCCTCGAGCACACTGGAGCCAAGTGAACACCAGCAGCATCACTGTGAggacagcagctgcacagcccgAGCTCAGGAGCCCCATTTCTCCCTCCTCAGGAAGGAAGGGCCCCATTTCTCTACCAAGGTGTGGGACacaccaggagcagcccagcacagctcagcctccaCCAGAACTGCTGTGCTCGGGTCCAGTCCCTGCTGCATTAAGAAAC contains:
- the LOC134553788 gene encoding heat shock protein 30C-like, which encodes MLCRMHLAPFASSSLASRLGTVRTLWPHAETIFTELQQEMEKAREFMSSFEQLLSNHGAIAAERAPSTSTTLTQGSGDGFSVCQDVKNFTPEQLSVKVVGRKVVLVGQKETQNVDEKGSFSYKYEVLKREWDVPEEVDAEALTCSLSKDGQLRIEAPKLALPAAPERNVPIQVSPAAPQTRPASEEGATNKAQV
- the LOC134553791 gene encoding heat shock protein 30C-like; its protein translation is MFCRLHFMPPMSSSLFPWVGPVRTLWPHPGTLFAELEREMRLEMERAREFMSSVEQYLTTGTSPGRLGITADRASSASAALTQGSGDGFSVCQDVKDFAPEQLSVKVVGRKVVLVGQKETQSTDEKGSFSYKYEVLKREWDVPEEVDAEALTCSLSKDGQLRIEAPKLALPAAPERNVPIQMGPAVAQAAGSAEEGAERAKA